Proteins encoded together in one Deinococcus hopiensis KR-140 window:
- a CDS encoding transposase: MQNRKRQTTTQNRRCRGAGPRYRGQKKLIERGYLEGEQGGLAVWVEDEAGPYQTIPQPGSAWQPAGQPTRLPHEYVRAGTAKLLTLFHPASGGVRVRGVTRCTNAVLHPWMRQTLSEVLQPLPVATVLPPADNRGAWERWQEGLCVKFTLLDTLPPLRMLLILDNLIGHKTPALVCWLMEQGIMPLYTPVAGSWLNMAESIQRILARRALAGQCPSSPTQIIQWLERAARGWNAHPTPFVWGGKRRARRQRAYARRHPLGGSGATTLQVVQ; the protein is encoded by the coding sequence GTGCAAAACAGGAAACGCCAAACGACAACGCAAAACAGGCGTTGTCGTGGTGCGGGACCCAGATACCGAGGCCAAAAAAAATTGATTGAGCGGGGCTATCTTGAAGGTGAGCAAGGTGGTCTGGCCGTGTGGGTCGAGGATGAAGCTGGACCCTACCAAACGATTCCCCAGCCTGGCAGCGCCTGGCAACCCGCAGGGCAACCGACGCGTCTTCCACACGAATATGTCCGGGCGGGAACAGCAAAGTTGCTGACCCTCTTCCACCCCGCCAGTGGTGGGGTGCGTGTTCGTGGGGTGACCCGTTGCACGAACGCCGTGCTCCACCCTTGGATGCGACAGACCCTCTCCGAAGTACTCCAACCCCTGCCGGTGGCAACGGTGTTGCCACCGGCAGACAACCGTGGCGCGTGGGAAAGGTGGCAGGAAGGACTGTGCGTCAAGTTCACGCTGCTCGACACCTTGCCGCCTCTTCGCATGTTGCTGATCCTCGACAATCTCATCGGACATAAGACGCCAGCACTGGTGTGTTGGTTGATGGAGCAGGGCATCATGCCGCTGTACACCCCTGTGGCCGGGAGTTGGCTCAATATGGCGGAGTCGATTCAGCGCATCTTGGCTCGTCGTGCGTTGGCAGGTCAATGTCCGAGCAGCCCAACTCAAATCATCCAGTGGTTGGAGAGGGCGGCTCGAGGATGGAATGCGCACCCGACCCCGTTCGTTTGGGGAGGAAAAAGAAGGGCTCGCCGTCAGCGAGCCTATGCGAGGCGACATCCTCTAGGTGGGTCTGGCGCGACGACCCTTCAGGTCGTCCAGTGA
- a CDS encoding helix-turn-helix domain-containing protein yields the protein MPRVQKNPLRSLTEEERATLERLSRSHHTAAIIVGRAKTILAVSTGMTYTEAARWCGRRSGEGVARLVSRFNQHGLKALETRPGGRPPVVYGSAERNRILETARRAPDREQDGTATWSLVTLQKVLRREAGFERLSTFTILGV from the coding sequence ATGCCTCGTGTCCAGAAAAACCCGCTGCGTTCCCTGACCGAAGAGGAGCGCGCGACGTTGGAGCGATTGAGCCGGTCGCATCACACCGCCGCGATCATTGTCGGACGGGCAAAGACGATCCTCGCCGTATCGACTGGCATGACCTATACCGAAGCGGCTCGATGGTGTGGACGACGATCCGGTGAGGGGGTCGCGCGTCTGGTCTCCCGCTTCAATCAACACGGGTTAAAAGCACTCGAAACTCGTCCAGGTGGGCGTCCTCCCGTCGTCTACGGTTCCGCAGAGCGGAACCGTATTTTAGAAACAGCACGTCGTGCCCCAGATCGGGAGCAGGACGGCACAGCGACCTGGTCTCTGGTGACTTTGCAAAAGGTGCTGCGCCGTGAGGCCGGATTCGAACGCTTGAGCACCTTTACCATCTTGGGTGTCTGA
- a CDS encoding terminase small subunit has translation MQTYLKRPNATRAAIKAGYSPRNAYRCPLFSKGRTSNLL, from the coding sequence GTGCAGACGTATTTGAAGCGGCCTAATGCCACACGGGCCGCTATCAAAGCTGGGTACAGTCCACGCAATGCCTACAGGTGTCCTCTCTTCTCAAAGGGCAGGACGTCAAACTTGCTCTGA
- a CDS encoding IS701 family transposase, with the protein MPRSLPPWTRHFPTWFAPFLTHFRHRAGRTWAPLYVRGLCSGASRKSMQPLAAVVAPGKEDHLQHFITDSPWPTRPLETLLAERAQQMLGGKDAVLIIDDTCLTKFGTKSVGVARQYSGQVGKITSCQCLVSLTLAQHEVPVPLALRLFLPQDWTSDPARLQAAGVPMEHQLPQTRCELALKELDRVRPHVTFGVVLADAGYGVNARFRQALTERGLLWSVGITRAQTVYPKDVRLIPLPRFFRGRRPTHPTPSEDRQSVEEVLAGAAWQHLVWRHGTKGPLSGRFAAEYVRLADGEEYARSQHLPGQAAWIIGEQRRGEERKYDVCNLPPDTPLSRLVEVTKRRWACELTHRELKQEVGLDHFEGRSWQGLHHHAVLCMVALTFLQWLRLTQPDDLRADTIPTIRVEVAGDLPRPPPCQFCPACTALFSGP; encoded by the coding sequence ATGCCACGTTCTTTGCCCCCTTGGACCCGACATTTTCCCACCTGGTTCGCACCCTTTCTGACGCACTTTCGCCACCGTGCAGGGCGCACTTGGGCACCGTTGTACGTGCGTGGACTGTGCAGCGGTGCGTCCCGGAAAAGCATGCAACCTCTGGCTGCTGTGGTGGCTCCTGGAAAAGAAGACCACCTCCAGCACTTCATCACCGACAGTCCCTGGCCAACTCGTCCCCTGGAAACGCTGCTGGCCGAGCGGGCCCAGCAAATGCTTGGAGGCAAAGACGCCGTCTTGATCATTGACGATACCTGCCTGACCAAATTTGGGACGAAATCCGTGGGGGTTGCTCGCCAGTATTCGGGACAGGTGGGCAAGATCACGTCCTGTCAGTGTCTGGTCTCCCTGACCTTAGCCCAGCACGAGGTCCCTGTTCCCCTGGCCCTCCGGCTCTTCCTGCCACAGGACTGGACCAGCGATCCGGCGCGTCTCCAGGCTGCTGGTGTTCCAATGGAACACCAGCTGCCACAAACCAGGTGCGAACTGGCGCTGAAAGAATTGGACCGGGTACGTCCACATGTCACCTTTGGCGTCGTCTTGGCGGATGCTGGGTACGGCGTGAATGCCCGGTTCCGGCAGGCACTCACCGAACGAGGCCTGCTGTGGTCCGTGGGCATCACCCGCGCACAGACCGTCTACCCCAAGGACGTTCGCTTGATCCCTCTCCCTCGGTTCTTCCGAGGCAGGAGACCAACGCACCCCACTCCTTCTGAAGACCGGCAGTCGGTGGAAGAAGTGTTGGCGGGTGCTGCCTGGCAGCACCTGGTGTGGCGGCACGGGACCAAGGGCCCGCTCTCAGGACGTTTCGCAGCCGAATATGTTCGCTTGGCGGATGGGGAGGAATACGCCCGAAGTCAACATCTTCCTGGTCAAGCTGCCTGGATCATTGGGGAACAGCGGCGAGGTGAAGAGCGCAAATACGACGTCTGCAACCTGCCTCCTGACACGCCCTTATCGCGGTTGGTGGAAGTGACCAAGCGCCGCTGGGCGTGTGAACTGACCCACCGGGAGCTGAAGCAGGAAGTGGGGTTGGACCACTTCGAGGGCCGGTCCTGGCAAGGTCTGCACCATCACGCCGTGCTGTGTATGGTCGCCCTGACCTTTCTCCAATGGCTTCGCCTCACCCAGCCTGACGACCTTAGGGCCGACACCATCCCCACCATTCGAGTGGAGGTGGCCGGGGACTTACCCCGGCCACCTCCATGCCAATTCTGTCCCGCCTGCACAGCTCTATTCAGTGGTCCCTGA